Genomic DNA from Niallia circulans:
CAATGAAAATTAGTATAATAATACTAGGTAGATTCCGAAATTATTGATTATACATAAAAGTTTATAGAGAAAGCGGGAGAAAAACGAATGATAGAAGCTATAGATAAAGCCGTTATATTTCAAGTAGGAAGTGGCGAATACGCTATTTCCATCCAGAATGTTATATCCATTGAAAAAGAGGAGAATATAACTAGTGTTGCCCAGCTGCCATCCTATGTAATTGGTATAACGAAGGTGCGAGATGAGCTGATTCCAGTGATTGATCTTGAAAATATCTTATATAACAAAACATCTTCGTCATCAGAGCATAACAGACTGATTGTCATCAGACAGGAGGAACTGTCATTTGCTGTCCTGGTTCATGCGGCGAAAGAAATAATTGACGTAAAAGCCGAGATGGTTAAGCAAGCAGGCCTGTCCGTTTACCAAAAGACAAGTTATTTTACTGGTGTTTTAAACATAGAGGATGATCGCTTAATTATGATGATTGATCCGAAAAATTTACTTGATTCACTTGCAGGCCTCAACGATATCAAGGATTATATGAATAAACAGCCTGTGTAAAAGATGAGGATTGGTGGGTGCTATGAAGGAGTTCTATCCGAAAAAAGGCAGAGTAATTTTGCATGTTGATATGAACAGTTTTTATGCATCTGTAGAAATGGCATATGACCCTGAGTTAAAGGGAAAGCCACTTGCTATTGCTGGCAATGTTGAGGAACGTAAAGGGATTATCATTACTTGCAGCTATGAGGCCAGAAAATTTGGCGTGAAAACAACGATGCCTTTATGGGAAGCGAAAAAACTGTGTCCTAATATGATTATTAAGAAGCCCCAGTTTGACAGATATCGAACTGCCTCTGTTGCCATGTTTGATATTTTGCGTGAGTTCACCGACTTAGTTGAGCCTGTTTCCATTGATGAGGGTTATCTTGATATTACAGAAAGTTATCAATTGGGAACACCGCTTGAAATAGCGGAAACTATCCAAAAAAGAATATACGAGAGACTTGATTTGCCATGCAGTATTGGGATTGCTCCTAATAAATTTCTTGCCAAAATGGCGTCGGATTTTAAGAAACCGATGGGGATCACGGTATTGCGGAAAAGAGATGTTCCTTCTGTGCTTTGGCCACTTGCTGTGGAGGAAATGCACGGAATTGGCAAGAAGACAGGCGAAAAGCTTAGGAGTCAAGGAATTGAGACAATTAAGGCGCTTGCTGAGGCTGATTCTATCCAGCTGAAGGGTTTGCTCGGTATAAATGGGCCACGGCTTAAGGAACGGGCAAATGGAATTGATAGCAGACATGTCGATCCGCAAAGTGCCAATGAATTTAAAAGTATCGGTAACTCAACGACCCTTGCTAAGGATACATCAAACCAGCAGGAGCTATTTCAAACAATAGCTGAGCTGGCACACAAAGTCGCAACGCGCATGAAGCGCAAGAAAGTCCACACAAAGGGGATAAGCATAACAATCCGCTATAGTAACAGAAAGAGCTTCTCAAAAAGTAAAAAGCTGAATAATCCGCTTAAGTCAGAAAGTGATTTAATAGAGGTCAGTAAAGAACTATTTCTGCAGGCCTGGGATGGAAATCCGATTAGACTGCTTGGCATCACTGCGACAGACTTAGTAGAAAACAACCATGTTGCAAAACAGCTAGACTTGTTTTCCTTTGAGAAGGAAGCGGAAAAAGAACCGCTATGGAAAACAATTGAACAGCTGAAGGAGAAGTACGGCACGAAGATTATTGAACCTGCCTCTGAGCGAAATGGAATATCAAAATCGG
This window encodes:
- a CDS encoding chemotaxis protein CheW; its protein translation is MIEAIDKAVIFQVGSGEYAISIQNVISIEKEENITSVAQLPSYVIGITKVRDELIPVIDLENILYNKTSSSSEHNRLIVIRQEELSFAVLVHAAKEIIDVKAEMVKQAGLSVYQKTSYFTGVLNIEDDRLIMMIDPKNLLDSLAGLNDIKDYMNKQPV
- a CDS encoding DNA polymerase IV, coding for MKEFYPKKGRVILHVDMNSFYASVEMAYDPELKGKPLAIAGNVEERKGIIITCSYEARKFGVKTTMPLWEAKKLCPNMIIKKPQFDRYRTASVAMFDILREFTDLVEPVSIDEGYLDITESYQLGTPLEIAETIQKRIYERLDLPCSIGIAPNKFLAKMASDFKKPMGITVLRKRDVPSVLWPLAVEEMHGIGKKTGEKLRSQGIETIKALAEADSIQLKGLLGINGPRLKERANGIDSRHVDPQSANEFKSIGNSTTLAKDTSNQQELFQTIAELAHKVATRMKRKKVHTKGISITIRYSNRKSFSKSKKLNNPLKSESDLIEVSKELFLQAWDGNPIRLLGITATDLVENNHVAKQLDLFSFEKEAEKEPLWKTIEQLKEKYGTKIIEPASERNGISKSDEDVGTQTSFNKDFLQGK